The nucleotide sequence TGGACATTCCGGGCAGGCGAACACCCGGCGGAGCGCACGAGGCGGTTCGGACGGCGCCACGGTTGCGGCGGCCCCGCGGCGGCCCTCCGATGACGAGCGAGGCCCGCTGGTATTCACCTGCGCGCCATATCGGCGAATAGGCGCCCCCACACTCATGATACACGGCGTGAGAACTCAATTGAACTCGACCGAAAACCAAATCGCACAACGCACACCTCAAGATCGTTATTCGCTCTGGCCAGCGGGCTCACTCATTCGATAAGCGAGCCACCAGCACCCGACACACCCGCAGAAATGGCCCGCATTGGCCATCGAGTGCGAAATCGACAAACACGGCCCGGCGATGTCCGCCAGCACAGGAAATCACCCCAAAAGCGCCCCCGCGGGCGAACACCCCACCACCGCCCGGCGGTCAGGCCCGTTCGTCCGTGACGTGATGATGCGCATGGCGAATACTGCACCTACGTCGCACATCTGACTCTTGACGTTCCATGTCATGCATCCGTAACGTGAGCGCCCATCGAGCTTCCAATACGTATTAAGGACTCAGATGGCAGCGCAACGGCGGCGGCCCACGCAGGTGGACATCGCCCGTCGTGTGGGGGTGTCCCAGGCGACGGTCTCGCTGGTGATCAGTGGCGGCGCCGCCCGCGAGCAGGTCGCCGAGGGCACCCGCCGGGCGGTGCTCCGCGCGGCCGCCGAGCTCGGCTACACGGTCAACGCGGCGGCGCGCAGGCTCAAGGGCGGACGCAACCGCATGCTCGGTCTCTACACGTTCGAACCCGTCTTCCCGGTCGGCCAGCGCGACTTCTACTTCCCGTTCCTCCTCGGTGTCGAGGAGGCGACCGCTGAGTACGGCTACGACCTGCTGCTGTTCAGTTCGGCCAGTTCGGGTACCGACCGGCGCATCTACGCGGGCGGCGTCAACCGGCTGAAGGTGGCCGACGGCTGCGTGCTGCTGGGGCGGCACCTGCACCGCGACGACCTGGCGGCGCTGGTGCAGGAGGATTTCCCGTTCGTGTTCATCGGACGCCGCGAGGTCCCCGGCGAGGAGCTGTCCTACGTCGCCGCGGACTATGTGGGTGCCACCAGTGCCGTGGTGCGGGAGCTGGCCCGGCTCGGGCACCGGCGCATGGCGTACCTGAAGCTGAGCGACGGACAGGAACCGACCCGGGACCGCGAGACCGGCTTCCGCCTGGGTCTCGGCGACGCCGGGATCCCCGCCGACGGGTGCATCGTCGACGATTCCGGGACG is from Jiangella alkaliphila and encodes:
- a CDS encoding LacI family DNA-binding transcriptional regulator; this translates as MAAQRRRPTQVDIARRVGVSQATVSLVISGGAAREQVAEGTRRAVLRAAAELGYTVNAAARRLKGGRNRMLGLYTFEPVFPVGQRDFYFPFLLGVEEATAEYGYDLLLFSSASSGTDRRIYAGGVNRLKVADGCVLLGRHLHRDDLAALVQEDFPFVFIGRREVPGEELSYVAADYVGATSAVVRELARLGHRRMAYLKLSDGQEPTRDRETGFRLGLGDAGIPADGCIVDDSGTVTGDLLRDWLSAGVTALLVEPSEDDSTIVAVERAAAAAGARIPEDCSVVLLGDPALGEDARDWTRFSLHREQMGREAVRLLLDLLDDEDGGPRQLNVACTPIPGDSVAAPPAGVAR